Below is a genomic region from Acetomicrobium sp. S15 = DSM 107314.
TTAACAGCAACGGCAAGCCTGGGAGGACAATATCCTCCACGAATGTCCCCATTTTCCTCACCAGGTCTCCCCACTTGCGATTCATCTCATCTTTGAAATCGCGCATCTCATCTTTGAAAACCTTCATCTCATCCTTGAAATCGCGCATTTCCTCAGAGAGCTGAAATATATTGATCTCCGTCTGGCGTGATTGATAAACGAGCTGCATCATTGCCCGCTCGAGCTCGCTCACTCGCTCTTCTACTAACATAACACGCCCTCCTTTGAAAACGCTTAAAGACATACTCGCATTGAATTATACCATCATGTCGAAGAGAAGGCGAGGATAGGGTCGCTCTTACTCAGAAGTCATCTATTTTTTGAGGGCGTTTCTATTATCGCTGCTTGGTGACCGTTGGCAGAGATAAAGGGTTAGAGCCTGTAAATAACGTGCTGATTTGGTTGAAAATGCATATTGACAGAAATTGGTATTCTGGTATTATAATGTGTGTAAATAAGCGTGTATGGAAGGGGAGTATTATGGCAGGATTGATGCAGCTTTCAGAGGCAGCTTCGCTCGCTCTGCATGGAATGGGGCTTTTAGCGGCATCTCGCAGGCGCATGAGCGTGAAAGAGCTCGCCTCGGCTACGGGGGCCTCAGAGGCTCATCTAGCTAAGGTGTTTCAGCGCCTTGGGAAAGAGGGTTATGTCTTTTCCACGAGGGGGCCTCGCGGAGGGTTTGTCCTTGCCAAGCCGCCGGAGGAGATCTCCCTTTTTGATATTTATAGGGCAATAGAGGGTGAACCGTCAAAGGAATATTGCCTTTTGAGGCGCGAAAGTTGTCCTTTTAAGCGCTGTATTTTTGGTTCTATAGTAAGGCGCCTTTCTGAAGATTTTTTGTCATATTTAACCTCAAAAACACTTGCAGATCTTGTGGAACCACAACTGGAGAAGGCGCAGGTCACAGCTTTTGA
It encodes:
- a CDS encoding RrF2 family transcriptional regulator — encoded protein: MAGLMQLSEAASLALHGMGLLAASRRRMSVKELASATGASEAHLAKVFQRLGKEGYVFSTRGPRGGFVLAKPPEEISLFDIYRAIEGEPSKEYCLLRRESCPFKRCIFGSIVRRLSEDFLSYLTSKTLADLVEPQLEKAQVTAFEGGLQFNKST